A genomic window from Euleptes europaea isolate rEulEur1 chromosome 9, rEulEur1.hap1, whole genome shotgun sequence includes:
- the SPR gene encoding sepiapterin reductase, with amino-acid sequence MEAGGELGVCVAVVSGASRGLGRSVARALAPRLAAGSALLLVARSAAALGELEGELAAACPALRLRSLPADLARARGRRALLRAARSLRPPAGRTLRRLLLVNNAASLGDISKAFVDFTNPAEVNSYLNLNVTSALCLTSSLLKAFPAEPGLCRMVVNISSLCALKPFKTWTLYCTGKAARDMMFQVLAAEEPDVRVLNYAPGPLDTDMQELARTKSGDQEVREQFVLMKQNGQLLDCDLSSQKLLTLLLENTFESGAHVDFYDI; translated from the exons ATGGAGGCGGGGGGCGAGCTGGGGGTGTGCGTGGCGGTGGTGAGCGGGGCGTCGCGGGGTCTGGGGCGCAGCGTGGCGCGGGCGCTGGCCCCCCGCCTGGCCGCCGGCTCGGCCCTGCTGCTGGTGGCGCGCTCGGCGGCGGCGCTGGGCGAGCTGGAGGGCGAGCTGGCCGCCGCCTGCCCCGCGCTGCGCCTCCGCAGCCTGCCCGCCGACCTGGCCCGCGCCCGCGGCCGCCGCGCCCTGCTCCGCGCCGCCCGCAgcctccgcccgcccgccggACGGACCCTCCGACGCCTCCTGCTCGTCAACAACGCCG CGTCTCTCGGCGATATTTCCAAAGCGTTTGTAGACTTCACCAACCCGGCTGAAGTCAACAGCTACCTGAACCTCAACGTCACCTCTGCCCTGTGCCTGACGTCCTCCCTCCTGAAGGCCTTCCCTGCGGAGCCGGGCCTGTGCCGCATGGTGGTGAACATCTCCTCGCTCTGTGCCCTGAAGCCCTTCAAGACCTGGACCTTGTACTGTACCGGGAAGGCGGCCCGGGACATGATGTTCCAGGTTCTTGCAGCAGAAGAGCCGGACGTGAGAGTGCTGAACTACGCCCCAG GCCCCCTGGACACTGACATGCAAGAACTGGCACGCACCAAGTCTGGAGACCAGGAGGTGCGAGAGCAGTTCGTCCTCATGAAGCAGAACGGCCAGCTGCTGGACTGTGACCTCTCCTCTCAAAAGCTGCTGACCCTTCTTCTGGAGAACACGTTTGAGTCAGGGGCGCACGTCGACTTCTATGACATCTGA